The genome window AAATGGCCGAAATCAGCGTCCCGGCGTGCCCAATACCGACCCACCACACAAAGTTGGTGATGTCCCAGGCCCAGCCCACGGTCTTGTTCAAACCCCAGACGCCGAGCCCTTCCCACCAGGTCCAGAAGACGCAGACAGATCCGTAAAGCAAAACCAGGAACGAAATGCCAAAAGCGATGATCCAGGCGCGGGTGGGTTTTCCTTCGACCTGTCGGCAAATGTCTTCCGTCACGTCGGCGTAGGTTTTCCCGCCCGTGATGAGTGGCGCCCGAACGGAAGCCGTAATGTGGTGTGAGTCTGAAGTAGGATGGTATGGCTGATCGTGGTTGGACATGGCGCAAAATTTTGGGACAAACCTACACGACTTCCAACTGGATAATCTTGGTCCAGACCAAGATAAATGCAAACATCCTGACCTACCAGCCTTTTCAAAGCGCGGTAAATCAGGATGTTTCAATCAGACTACGGTTTGACCTAACGCCAGCCGCCGCCCAGCGATTGGTATAATCCAATCAGCGACAGGAATTCCGCACGTTTGGTATTGATCAAGGCCAATTCGGCCTCCAGTACGCTGCGTTGCGCCGTAATCACTTCCAGATATGACGCATATCCGGTAACAAACAAATCGTTTGAAATTGAGGCGGCTTGGCCTAGAACGGTAACTTCCTGGCTTTTCAGCTCGGCCACCTGCCGGTAGTTATCCAGACCTTTCAGGTTCGTGAACACTTCGCCAAAGCCGTTGATAACCGCTTTCTGGTAGTTGAAAAAAGCTTCGCGAGCCTGCGCATTGGAAACATTATAATTGGCTTTAAGTATCCGGCGGTTAAAAACGGGTGCCGCTAGTCCGCCCAGAACACCAAAGGCAAGTGAGGCGGGGTTGAAAAGCACCGAGGCCCGGAAGGCGTTCAGGCCCACATACGGGGAAAGAACCAAAGCCGGATAAAATTCCGCCTGAGCAGCTTGTACGTCTACCTTGGCCGCTTCCATTTCCAGTTCGGCCTGCCGGATATCTGGTCGCCGGCGCAACATCTGGGACGGAATACCCGCCGCAATATTGGCGGGTAGGTTCTGCTCCCGAATCGAGCGCCCACGGACGATGGGTTGCGGGAAACGCCCCAGCAGGTTGTTCAACTGTGTTTCGGTTTCAATGATCTGTTGCTGAACCTGCCCCGCCAGACTGCGTGTGTTCAGAAGCTGAGCCGAAAATTGCTGCACGGCCAGTTCGGTCACCCGGCCCGCTTGTTTCTGCACATCCACCAGTTCAACGGCTTTCTGCTGCAAGTCGATGTTATCCTGAATGATTTCCAATTCACCATCCAGCGCCAGCAGGGTATAGTAAAGGCGGGCAACTTCGGAAATAAGCGACGTAGTTATCAAATGACGCCCTTTTTCAGAGGCCAGGAAACGTATGTAAGCGGCCCGTTTTCTGGCTCTCAATTTACCCCAGAGATCCACTTCCCAGGCGCTTCGAAAACCCAGAAAATAGTCCGGTGTTGGTCGGGTAGGAATCCGCTGCTTACCGTCAATATTGGGCGATAAGTTCGTGTCATAATTACCAATACCATTTAGCGTATAATCACCGTACCGATCTACACCGACCGACGCAACAGCGCTCACCGCAGGAGCAAAAGCCCCCCGACTCAACAGAAAGCTAGCCCGGGCAAACTCGATCCGCTGCGTAGCAACCTGTAAGTCCAGGTTACGGTTTAGTGCGGTATCAATCAGGCTAATCAGGTTGGCGTCCGTAAAAAAGGACTTCCAATCCATCGCTCCGATATTGGTCGAATCGGCACTCCCGGAAAACGTGGCTGGCATCCGGGTGGCGGTGGGCAGTTGCAAAGGGGCAGATACTTTGCAACTACTTAATGCCAGAACGAATACCGCGAAATAAGCAGCAGAATGAAGGGTCTTAATTATGTTTTTTTGCACCGTTTACGTGGGTTTGAGTTAATACAGGAACCAGTTCTGACTCGTCTTCTTCATACGAATCGTGGTCTTCATCAATGGTCTTTTTCGATTGCAGTTTCTCGGCCAATTTGGCAAAAATGACATACAGACCAGGAATCAGGAAAAGACCGAAGAACGTACCGATAAACATCCCGCCTGCTGCTGCCGTACCAATAGAGCGGTTTCCTAACGCACCAGCGCCGGACGCGACACAAAGCGGAATCAGACCCGCAATGAACGCAAACGAAGTCATCAAAATAGGGCGTAAACGGGAGACGGCTCCCTCGATGGCCGCTTTGATGATGGGCAGTCCCTCTTTCTGCCGCTGATTGGCAAACTCTACGATCAGAATGGCATTTTTACCCAGCAGACCGATAAGCATAACCAGTGATACCTGCGCGTAAATATTGTTCTGTAAACCAGCTAGTTGCAGGCAGAGGAACGAGCCGAAAATCCCGGCCGGAAGCGAGAGCAACACCGCCAGGGGCAAAAACAAACTTTCGTACTGCGCCACCAGCAGGAGGTACACAAACACCAGACAGATCGCAAAAATGTAAAGCGCCTGGTCGCCCGAAAGCACTTCTTCACGCGTCATACCCGACCATTCAAAGCCATACCCCCGTGGCAGGGTTTTGGCCGCCACTTCTTCAATAGCTTTGATCGCGTCGCCGCTACTGTAACCCGGTGCGGCTTCTCCGTTGATCATGGCCGAGGTAAACATGTTGTAGCGGGTAAGCTGCTCCGGGCCGTAGACGCGTTCCAGCCGGATAAAGTTGGAGTAGGGGACCATCTCACCCTTGTCGTTCTTTACGTGCATTGCCAGGACATCTTCCGGTTTCGCGCGGTAGTTCGGTGCGGCTTGTACCATTACTTTATACATCTGATTGAACCGGATGAAGTTGGAGGCGTAAAAACTCCCCATCAGGGTTTGCAGCGTACTCATGGCATTGTCGATAGAAACGCCTTTCTGGGCGGCTTTTTCCTGATCGACGTGCAGCACGTATTGAGGATAACTAGGGTCGAAACTGGTAAAAACCCGGGTGATTTCGGGGCGTTTTTCCAGCGCGGCAATAAAGTCATCGGCTACTTTTTTGGTTTTTTGCAGATCGTCGCTTCGCGTACGGTCAAGCATCCGAAGCTCAAATCCACTGGAATTACCGAAACCAGGAACGGTAGGAGGGGAGAAAAACTGAATGCTGGCATCGTTGATGTGCTTCGTTTTTTCGGCCAGGACGGCAATAACGTCGTCGACCGACTCTTTTCGCTCATCCCAGTGCTTCAGGTTGATCATGCCCATGCCGTAGGAAGCCCCCGCTCCGTCGGTCATCAGGCTAAGACCGGCCAGGGTAGATACGTTTTCGACCGACTCGATGGTGGCCGCCGCTTCCTGCACCTGATCCATCACTTCCTCCGTTCGTTCCACGGTGGCGCCAACGGGGGTGGTTACGTTGGCATAAATCATTCCCTGATCTTCGGTAGGAATAAAGCCCGCGGGCAAAATGGTATTAATGCCCCAGGTGGCCGCAATGAACAAAAACAAAGTAGCCCAGGTAACAACCCGCCGGTTCACAAACGGACTCAGAATCTTCTGGTATTTGCCCGATAAAGAATCGTATCCTCGGTTAAATCCAGCAAAAAAGCGGCCCAGTAATCCTTTTTGTTCGCCGTGTATGGGACGGAGCAACAAGGCACACAGGGCCGGAGTCAGCGTAACGGCGTTGATCCCCGAAATCACAATGGAGATCGCCAGCGTCAGAGAGAACTGGCGGTAGAAAATACCGACCGGTCCATCCAGAAAGGCCACCGGAATAAATACCGCCGACATCACCAGCGTGATGGCTACGATGGCACCGCTGATTTCCTTCATCGCGGCAAAGGTTGCCGCCCGGGGGGAGAGGTGTTCTTCGTGCATTTTGGCGTGTACGGCTTCGACCACGACGATGGCGTTATCGACGACAATCCCAATGGCCAGAACCAACGCAAACAGAGTGAGCAAGTTAATCGAAAAACCGATGGTATTCATGAAGGCAAACGTACCAACCAGGGCTACCGGCACCGCCAAAGCGCAAATCAAGGTCGAGCGCCAGTCTTGCAGAAAGAGGAATACGACGATAAATACCAAAATAAACGCCTCGACCAGTGTCCGAAGTACTTCGTGAATGGAAGCGTCCAGGAAGCGCGAAACATCGTAGGCAAAGTTGTAAGTCATGCCCGGAGGAAAAGTTGTTTCCTTCAACTCGGCCATCTTGGCCTTCACGTTATTAATAACATCCTGCGCGTTAGAACCCGGACGCTGTTTCAGCATGATGGCTGCCGACGGGCGACCGTCATTTTTAGACAAAATCCCGTAGTCCAGGGAGCCAAATTCAACGTCGGCAACGTCTTTCAAGCGCAAAATAGAGCCTCCTTCTTCGGCACGGATAATGATGTTTTCGTATTGGGCTGGCTCGAAAAATTTACCGGTATAACGCAAAACATACTGCAATACCTGCGCATCACGGTCGGCACTTTCACCCGCTTTTCCCGGGGCTGCTTCCACGTTTTGCTTCCGAATGGCATTAATTACATCGTCGGGAGAAACCTGATAAACGGTCATCCGATCCGGTTTGAGCCATACCCGCATGGAGTATTCCCGCGCTCCCAGAATATCCACAAAACCAACGCCATCAATCCGCTTTAGCTCAGGAAATAAGTTAATGTCAGCAAAGTTATAGATGAACTTCTCATCGACCGTTGAATCACTGCTGATCAGGTTAAGATAAAGCAGCATACTGTTTACTTCCTTTTCGGTCGTTACCCCGGCTTTAATAACCTCTTCCGGAAGCTCATCCAGCACGGTGGTCACCCGGTTTTGCACGTTGACGGCGGCCAAATCGGGGTCGGTGCCCACTTTAAAAAACACCTGAATCAGCGTTGAACCATCGTTCCCGGAAATGGAGGTCATGTAGGTCATGTCCGGCACCCCGTTGATGGCACGTTCAATAGGCATGGCAACGGCCTTGGTACTTACCTGGGCGTTGGCTCCTGTATAGTTGGCTGTTACCGTAACCGAAGGCGGAACAATATC of Tellurirhabdus bombi contains these proteins:
- a CDS encoding efflux transporter outer membrane subunit, coding for MQKNIIKTLHSAAYFAVFVLALSSCKVSAPLQLPTATRMPATFSGSADSTNIGAMDWKSFFTDANLISLIDTALNRNLDLQVATQRIEFARASFLLSRGAFAPAVSAVASVGVDRYGDYTLNGIGNYDTNLSPNIDGKQRIPTRPTPDYFLGFRSAWEVDLWGKLRARKRAAYIRFLASEKGRHLITTSLISEVARLYYTLLALDGELEIIQDNIDLQQKAVELVDVQKQAGRVTELAVQQFSAQLLNTRSLAGQVQQQIIETETQLNNLLGRFPQPIVRGRSIREQNLPANIAAGIPSQMLRRRPDIRQAELEMEAAKVDVQAAQAEFYPALVLSPYVGLNAFRASVLFNPASLAFGVLGGLAAPVFNRRILKANYNVSNAQAREAFFNYQKAVINGFGEVFTNLKGLDNYRQVAELKSQEVTVLGQAASISNDLFVTGYASYLEVITAQRSVLEAELALINTKRAEFLSLIGLYQSLGGGWR
- a CDS encoding efflux RND transporter permease subunit, producing MFNTFIKRPLLSAVISVVILLLGLLALTTLPVTQFPDIVPPSVTVTANYTGANAQVSTKAVAMPIERAINGVPDMTYMTSISGNDGSTLIQVFFKVGTDPDLAAVNVQNRVTTVLDELPEEVIKAGVTTEKEVNSMLLYLNLISSDSTVDEKFIYNFADINLFPELKRIDGVGFVDILGAREYSMRVWLKPDRMTVYQVSPDDVINAIRKQNVEAAPGKAGESADRDAQVLQYVLRYTGKFFEPAQYENIIIRAEEGGSILRLKDVADVEFGSLDYGILSKNDGRPSAAIMLKQRPGSNAQDVINNVKAKMAELKETTFPPGMTYNFAYDVSRFLDASIHEVLRTLVEAFILVFIVVFLFLQDWRSTLICALAVPVALVGTFAFMNTIGFSINLLTLFALVLAIGIVVDNAIVVVEAVHAKMHEEHLSPRAATFAAMKEISGAIVAITLVMSAVFIPVAFLDGPVGIFYRQFSLTLAISIVISGINAVTLTPALCALLLRPIHGEQKGLLGRFFAGFNRGYDSLSGKYQKILSPFVNRRVVTWATLFLFIAATWGINTILPAGFIPTEDQGMIYANVTTPVGATVERTEEVMDQVQEAAATIESVENVSTLAGLSLMTDGAGASYGMGMINLKHWDERKESVDDVIAVLAEKTKHINDASIQFFSPPTVPGFGNSSGFELRMLDRTRSDDLQKTKKVADDFIAALEKRPEITRVFTSFDPSYPQYVLHVDQEKAAQKGVSIDNAMSTLQTLMGSFYASNFIRFNQMYKVMVQAAPNYRAKPEDVLAMHVKNDKGEMVPYSNFIRLERVYGPEQLTRYNMFTSAMINGEAAPGYSSGDAIKAIEEVAAKTLPRGYGFEWSGMTREEVLSGDQALYIFAICLVFVYLLLVAQYESLFLPLAVLLSLPAGIFGSFLCLQLAGLQNNIYAQVSLVMLIGLLGKNAILIVEFANQRQKEGLPIIKAAIEGAVSRLRPILMTSFAFIAGLIPLCVASGAGALGNRSIGTAAAGGMFIGTFFGLFLIPGLYVIFAKLAEKLQSKKTIDEDHDSYEEDESELVPVLTQTHVNGAKKHN